The genomic stretch attaaaaatacaacttCAAGTATTTCTGTTATTTATAGATAGATTTCAGCTTTTTTACAGtaattgattatattttataaatatttcaataccataccattgaatataatattatcatgaaaCTTTTCCTTATCAATACCAAGAGATAAAGAATCTATATACAAGTATGACatctttatgtatatttattaaagtctTGCATGTGTTCCACCCGCTACCACAAGAGTTTCACCAGTCATATATGCAGCATCATCTGACACTAAGTATGCCACGGCACCAGCAATTTCATGAGTCTTTCCAAATCTGTTCATTGGAACAATAGAAAGTGATTTCTCTTTCCCCACATCTGTTGAcgttatctaaaaataaataaatgtcttaaaGTAATTCCTCAGGTTTGTGTAAAACATGTTGTATGATATATGGAGCAAATAACTTTCCTCTGCAACTTaggtttcattatttaagttaatcAACAAGGAAAACATTGTCTCACTTCACtgaatgatataataatatattgtttatttgtataactTTAACTTACTGCAGATGCAAATTTGGTAGCTACAATTCCAGGTGCAACACAATTTACTCGAATATTTTCTCTGGCCACCTCATTGGCAATTGCTTTTGTTAGACCCAAAAGTGCAGTTTTACTAACACTATAAGGACCTAATggctgaaaatataaaaaaaaaatattccttgTCAATGAcataatgtattttgtttgCAGCTGTGGTTTGCAGTTAAtgtttgcaataaataatgtacaaAGATCCACATGTATGACATTGACATGGTGGTCTTATTGTATAATATCTTATCTTATAACTCATAATAATAACCTCCATGGGTTGAAAACCAGCTATAGAAGATATGAACACTATACTGCCTCCACCTCTTTTAATCAATTCTGGATAAACCTCCTTGGCCAATAACCAAGAGCATTtgacatttatttcaaatattttgtccCAAACTTTCTCATCAGTctgaaaagataaaaaaaagctTCAATTGATGTACCTATgcaaattatatgaaaaaaaaaacttgatcTTGCTTGGAAAAGCTTAAATCTTACCTCTAAGGTTGGAGAAACAGCTGGATTTACAGCTGCATTTGATACCAATATATCAATACCACCAAATTTGCTCTTAGCCTACAACAGGGTAAATAGTTTTTGGTctatatgaataaatttcgaaatacatatttatgatTAGAGGAGAGTGTATACAACATTAACttcagtaaaataaaatgatatagtatgtaacaaataatatacaatactagcggtccgccccggcttcgcccgtggtacatattttcgttttctctacataagaaccatcctcgtacttcaaggaatataataaaaaaagaattatcgaaatcggttcagccgttctcgagttatggaattacaacgaaaagtggcattgatttttatatattagatattatgtattcaataattatttatcaatatattatgtactaaagtCTAAATTACACATACCacatcaaataatttttttctctgTTCTTCATTTCCCACATGACAAACAACTCCTTCTACTTGGATACCATCCT from Colias croceus chromosome 9, ilColCroc2.1 encodes the following:
- the LOC123694328 gene encoding dehydrogenase/reductase SDR family member 4, with product MSHKMKMLSSNKVLNKMPQIFSNATSAKSFHSSRLKGKVAIVTASTEGIGYAIAQRLGNEGASVVISSRKEANVKKAAENLRKDGIQVEGVVCHVGNEEQRKKLFDVAKSKFGGIDILVSNAAVNPAVSPTLETDEKVWDKIFEINVKCSWLLAKEVYPELIKRGGGSIVFISSIAGFQPMEPLGPYSVSKTALLGLTKAIANEVARENIRVNCVAPGIVATKFASAITSTDVGKEKSLSIVPMNRFGKTHEIAGAVAYLVSDDAAYMTGETLVVAGGTHARL